The Macaca thibetana thibetana isolate TM-01 chromosome 19, ASM2454274v1, whole genome shotgun sequence genome has a segment encoding these proteins:
- the LYL1 gene encoding protein lyl-1: MCPPQAQAEVGPTMTEKAEMVCAPSPAPAPPPKPASPGPPQVEEVGHRGGSSPPRLPPGVPVISLGHSRPPGAAMPTTELGTLRPPLLQLSTLGTAPPTLALHYHPHPFLNSVYIGPAGPFSVFPSSRLKRRPSHCELDLAEGHQPQKVARRVFTNSRERWRQQNVNGAFAELRKLLPTHPPDRKLSKNEVLRLAMKYIGFLVRLLRDQAAALAAGPTPPGPRKRPVHRVPDDDARRGSGRRAEVAARSQPAPPADPDGSPGAAARPIKMEQTALSPEVR; the protein is encoded by the exons ATGTGCCCGCCTCAGGCACAGGCAGAGGTGGGCCCCACCATGACTGAGAAGGCAGAGATGGTGTGTGCCCCCAGCCCAGCACCTGCCCCACCCCCTAAGCCTGCCTCACCTGGGCCCCCGCAGGTGGAGGAGGTGGGCCACCGAGGAGGCTCCTCGCCCCCCAGGCTGCCACCTGGTGTACCAGtgatcagcctgggccacagcagGCCCCCAGGGGCAGCCATGCCCACCACAGAGCTGGGCACCCTGCGGCCCCCACTGCTGCAACTCTCCACCCTGGGAACTGCCCCACCCACTTTGGCCCTGCACTACCACCCTCACCCCTTCCTCAACAG TGTCTACATTGGGCCAGCAGGACCTTTTAGCGTCTTCCCTAGCAGCCGGCTGAAGCGGAGACCAAGCCACTGTGAGCTGGACCTGGCTGAGG GGCACCAGCCCCAGAAGGTGGCCCGGCGCGTGTTCACCAACAGCCGGGAGCGCTGGCGGCAGCAGAACGTTAACGGCGCCTTCGCCGAGCTGAGGAAGCTGCTGCCGACGCATCCGCCCGACCGGAAGCTGAGCAAGAACGAGGTGCTCCGCCTAGCCATGAAGTACATTGGCTTCCTGGTGCGGCTGCTGCGCGACCAAGCGGCAGCTCTGGCCGCAGGCCCCACCCCGCCCGGGCCCCGCAAACGGCCGGTGCACCGGGTCCCAGACGACGACGCCCGCCGGGGATCCGGACGCAGGGCCGAAGTGGCAGCGCGCTCGCAGCCCGCGCCCCCGGCCGACCCCGACGGCAGCCCCGGTGCGGCGGCCCGGCCAATAAAGATGGAGCAAACCGCTTTGAGCCCAGAGGTGCGGTGA